From Amycolatopsis sp. WQ 127309:
GCGCCGGTCACGACCAGGTCGTCGACGACCATCGCGACCAGGTCGATGCCGACGGTGTCGTGCTTGTCCAGCGCTTGCGCGACGGCGATCTTGGTGCCGACGCCGTCGGTGGAGGAGGCGAGGATCGGTTCCTTCCACTTGTCGAGCTTCAGCGAGAAGAGCCCGGCGAAACCACCGACACCGCCCAGCACCTCCGGCCGCGTGGCCCGTTCGGCGTGCGGCTTGAGCAGCTCGACGGCTTGGTCGCCGGCGTCGATGCTGACGCCGGCGGCGGCGTACGTGGCGCTCGTGGACTCGCTCACGGTAGAAGGACTCCCAACTGGAAGGACTAGGGACGCCGGAGAGCGTCCTCGGCACCGTACCCGGCCGGGCTGACCGGGGTCGCCGCGCCATTGACCGCGTCGAGGCTCTCCAGCAGGTTCTTGCCGATGAGCGCGTCGTCGGGCAGCGCGATCGGGTACTCGCCGGAGAAGCACGCCGTGCACAGCCGCGTCTTCGGCTGTTCCGTCGCCGCGACGAGGCCGTCGAGCGAGATGTAGCCCAGCGAGTCCGCGCCGATCGAGCGGCGGATGCCGTCGAGGTCGACGCCGTTCGCGACGAGCTCGGCCCGCGACGCGAAGTCGATGCCGTAGAAGCACGGCCACCGGACGGGCGGCGACGCGATCCGGACGTGCACCTCCAGTGCGCCGGCCTCGCGCAGCATCCGCACGAGCGCGCGCTGGGTGTTGCCGCGGACGATCGAGTCGTCCACGACGACCAGCCGCTTGCCGCGGATGACGTCGCGCAGCGGGTTCAGCTTGAGCCGGATGCCGAGCTGGCGGATGGTCTGCGACGGCTGGATGAACGTGCGCCCGACGTAGGCGTTCTTCACCAGGCCGGTGCCGTACGGGATGCCCGAGCCCTGCGCGTAGCCGATGGCGGCCGGCGTGCCGGACTCCGGCACCGGCATCACCAGGTCGGCGTCGACGGGCTCCTCGCCGGCGAGCCGCCTGCCGATCTCGACGCGCGTGGCGTGCACGCCGCGGCCGGCGATCGTGGTGTCGGGCCGCGCCAGGTAGACGTACTCGAAGACACAGCCCTTGGGGTCCGGGTTGGCGAACCGCGACGAGCGCAGGCCTTCGGCGTCGATGGCGATCAGCTCGCCCGGCTCGACCTCGCGGACGAACGACGCGCCCACGATGTCCAGGCCCGCGGTCTCGCTGGAGACGACCCAGCCGCGTTCGAGACGGCCGAGCACCAGCGGGTGCACGCCGTGCGGGTCACGCGCGGCGTACAGCGTGTTCTCGTCGGCGAACACCAAGCAGAACGCGCCCTTGAGCGTGGGCAGCAGTTCCATCGCGGCGCCTTCGATGCCCTTGTCGGCGGCGTTCGCGGCGAGCAGCCCGCAGATCAGGTCCGAGTCGCTGGACGAACCGGTCAGCCCCGCGTGCGGCTTGAGGCCCGCGGCGATGGTGCGTTCACGCAGCTCCGCCGTGTTGACGAGGTTGCCGTTGTGCGCGAAGGACAGGCCGCTGCCCGTCTCGGTGGTGCGGAAGATCGGCTGCGCGTTCTCCCAGATGGT
This genomic window contains:
- the purF gene encoding amidophosphoribosyltransferase, producing the protein MVSDPQHVSSDQPDPEPREECGVFGVWAPGEEVAKLTYYGLYALQHRGQEAAGISVSDGSQIVVFKDLGLVSQVFDEQILQSLQGHIAVGHCRYSTTGATIWENAQPIFRTTETGSGLSFAHNGNLVNTAELRERTIAAGLKPHAGLTGSSSDSDLICGLLAANAADKGIEGAAMELLPTLKGAFCLVFADENTLYAARDPHGVHPLVLGRLERGWVVSSETAGLDIVGASFVREVEPGELIAIDAEGLRSSRFANPDPKGCVFEYVYLARPDTTIAGRGVHATRVEIGRRLAGEEPVDADLVMPVPESGTPAAIGYAQGSGIPYGTGLVKNAYVGRTFIQPSQTIRQLGIRLKLNPLRDVIRGKRLVVVDDSIVRGNTQRALVRMLREAGALEVHVRIASPPVRWPCFYGIDFASRAELVANGVDLDGIRRSIGADSLGYISLDGLVAATEQPKTRLCTACFSGEYPIALPDDALIGKNLLESLDAVNGAATPVSPAGYGAEDALRRP